In Tripterygium wilfordii isolate XIE 37 chromosome 23, ASM1340144v1, whole genome shotgun sequence, one genomic interval encodes:
- the LOC119993145 gene encoding ABC transporter F family member 4-like isoform X2, with protein sequence MGSENEAKGNKRKKERKHKKPKKGNTELVLNDGTLNKNKGEYATSKPLEEKKRKRKKGINDGAEKAIHIGEEEDKSIKAAEEKNENKSRKKKRKGEKRVDDEIGKNEQCGAKAVYSLEEKNWLSLPDVGMEMRTDKSKGAKKKRKKDGDTMKKGDLFLKEKEDIDIDQDDVYHISSGDEDSSAGMKKWITEYHQSRPGLKVLQQRIDDFIIAHEERLEQERKEREAQAAEGGWTVVVHHKGRKKTTDSESGIAVGSVAQAAVEDKMTKKKKKEVVGLDFYRFKKREDRRNEILTLQSKFEEDKRRIQQMRAARKFRPY encoded by the exons ATGGGGAGTGAAAACGAAGCTAAGGGGAACAAAAGGAAGAAGGAGAGGAAGCATAAGAAGCCCAAGAAGGGAAACACGGAGCTTGTTCTGAATG ATGGAACGTTGAATAAAAATAAAGGAGAATATGCAACTAGTAAACCattggaggagaagaagaggaaaaggaAGAAGGGAATCAATGATGGTGCTGAAAAAGCAATTCATATCGGTGAAGAAG AAGATAAATCAATCAAAGCAGCAGAAGAAAAGAATGAGAACAAgtcaaggaaaaagaaaagaaaaggggagaagaGAGTTGATGATGAGATCGGCAAAAATGAACAGTGTGGTGCCAAAGCTGTTTAtagtttggaagaaaaaaatt GGCTCAGCCTACCTGATGTTGGAATGGAGATGAGAACTG ATAAATCCAAGGgagcaaagaaaaaaagaaagaaagatggtGACACAATGAAGAAAGGTGATTTGTTTCTGAAGGAAAAAGAGGACATTGACATTGACCAGGATGATGTTTATCATATTTCTTCTGGTGACGAGGACTCTTCAGCAGGAATGAAAA AATGGATAACGGAGtatcatcaaagtagaccaggTTTGAAGGTCTTGCAACAAAGAATTGATGACTTCATAATTGCTCACGAGGAACGACTGGAACAG gaaagaaaggaaagagaggCCCAAGCTGCAGAAGGGGGATGGACTGTTGTTGTGCATCAcaaaggaaggaagaagaccACAGATTCTGAAAGTGGGATTGCTGTGGGCTCTGTTGCCCAGGCCGCGGTGGAGGATAAGAtgaccaagaagaagaagaaggaagtaGTTGGGCTTGATTTCTATCGgttcaagaaaagagaagatcGAAGGAATG AAATTTTGACACTTCAAAGCAAGTTTGAGGAGGATAAAAGGCGGATACAGCAGATGCGAGCAGCTAGGAAGTTTCGACCTTACTGA
- the LOC119993145 gene encoding ABC transporter F family member 4-like isoform X1, with protein sequence MGSENEAKGNKRKKERKHKKPKKGNTELVLNDGTLNKNKGEYATSKPLEEKKRKRKKGINDGAEKAIHIGEEEDKSIKAAEEKNENKSRKKKRKGEKRVDDEIGKNEQCGAKAVYSLEEKNCGLSLPDVGMEMRTDKSKGAKKKRKKDGDTMKKGDLFLKEKEDIDIDQDDVYHISSGDEDSSAGMKKWITEYHQSRPGLKVLQQRIDDFIIAHEERLEQERKEREAQAAEGGWTVVVHHKGRKKTTDSESGIAVGSVAQAAVEDKMTKKKKKEVVGLDFYRFKKREDRRNEILTLQSKFEEDKRRIQQMRAARKFRPY encoded by the exons ATGGGGAGTGAAAACGAAGCTAAGGGGAACAAAAGGAAGAAGGAGAGGAAGCATAAGAAGCCCAAGAAGGGAAACACGGAGCTTGTTCTGAATG ATGGAACGTTGAATAAAAATAAAGGAGAATATGCAACTAGTAAACCattggaggagaagaagaggaaaaggaAGAAGGGAATCAATGATGGTGCTGAAAAAGCAATTCATATCGGTGAAGAAG AAGATAAATCAATCAAAGCAGCAGAAGAAAAGAATGAGAACAAgtcaaggaaaaagaaaagaaaaggggagaagaGAGTTGATGATGAGATCGGCAAAAATGAACAGTGTGGTGCCAAAGCTGTTTAtagtttggaagaaaaaaattgtg GGCTCAGCCTACCTGATGTTGGAATGGAGATGAGAACTG ATAAATCCAAGGgagcaaagaaaaaaagaaagaaagatggtGACACAATGAAGAAAGGTGATTTGTTTCTGAAGGAAAAAGAGGACATTGACATTGACCAGGATGATGTTTATCATATTTCTTCTGGTGACGAGGACTCTTCAGCAGGAATGAAAA AATGGATAACGGAGtatcatcaaagtagaccaggTTTGAAGGTCTTGCAACAAAGAATTGATGACTTCATAATTGCTCACGAGGAACGACTGGAACAG gaaagaaaggaaagagaggCCCAAGCTGCAGAAGGGGGATGGACTGTTGTTGTGCATCAcaaaggaaggaagaagaccACAGATTCTGAAAGTGGGATTGCTGTGGGCTCTGTTGCCCAGGCCGCGGTGGAGGATAAGAtgaccaagaagaagaagaaggaagtaGTTGGGCTTGATTTCTATCGgttcaagaaaagagaagatcGAAGGAATG AAATTTTGACACTTCAAAGCAAGTTTGAGGAGGATAAAAGGCGGATACAGCAGATGCGAGCAGCTAGGAAGTTTCGACCTTACTGA
- the LOC119993145 gene encoding ABC transporter F family member 4-like isoform X4: MGSENEAKGNKRKKERKHKKPKKGNTELVLNDGTLNKNKGEYATSKPLEEKKRKRKKGINDGAEKAIHIGEEEDKSIKAAEEKNENKSRKKKRKGEKRVDDEIGKNEQCGAKAVYSLEEKNCDKSKGAKKKRKKDGDTMKKGDLFLKEKEDIDIDQDDVYHISSGDEDSSAGMKKWITEYHQSRPGLKVLQQRIDDFIIAHEERLEQERKEREAQAAEGGWTVVVHHKGRKKTTDSESGIAVGSVAQAAVEDKMTKKKKKEVVGLDFYRFKKREDRRNEILTLQSKFEEDKRRIQQMRAARKFRPY; the protein is encoded by the exons ATGGGGAGTGAAAACGAAGCTAAGGGGAACAAAAGGAAGAAGGAGAGGAAGCATAAGAAGCCCAAGAAGGGAAACACGGAGCTTGTTCTGAATG ATGGAACGTTGAATAAAAATAAAGGAGAATATGCAACTAGTAAACCattggaggagaagaagaggaaaaggaAGAAGGGAATCAATGATGGTGCTGAAAAAGCAATTCATATCGGTGAAGAAG AAGATAAATCAATCAAAGCAGCAGAAGAAAAGAATGAGAACAAgtcaaggaaaaagaaaagaaaaggggagaagaGAGTTGATGATGAGATCGGCAAAAATGAACAGTGTGGTGCCAAAGCTGTTTAtagtttggaagaaaaaaattgtg ATAAATCCAAGGgagcaaagaaaaaaagaaagaaagatggtGACACAATGAAGAAAGGTGATTTGTTTCTGAAGGAAAAAGAGGACATTGACATTGACCAGGATGATGTTTATCATATTTCTTCTGGTGACGAGGACTCTTCAGCAGGAATGAAAA AATGGATAACGGAGtatcatcaaagtagaccaggTTTGAAGGTCTTGCAACAAAGAATTGATGACTTCATAATTGCTCACGAGGAACGACTGGAACAG gaaagaaaggaaagagaggCCCAAGCTGCAGAAGGGGGATGGACTGTTGTTGTGCATCAcaaaggaaggaagaagaccACAGATTCTGAAAGTGGGATTGCTGTGGGCTCTGTTGCCCAGGCCGCGGTGGAGGATAAGAtgaccaagaagaagaagaaggaagtaGTTGGGCTTGATTTCTATCGgttcaagaaaagagaagatcGAAGGAATG AAATTTTGACACTTCAAAGCAAGTTTGAGGAGGATAAAAGGCGGATACAGCAGATGCGAGCAGCTAGGAAGTTTCGACCTTACTGA
- the LOC119993145 gene encoding uncharacterized protein DDB_G0286299-like isoform X3 — protein MGSENEAKGNKRKKERKHKKPKKGNTELVLNDGTLNKNKGEYATSKPLEEKKRKRKKGINDGAEKAIHIGEEDKSIKAAEEKNENKSRKKKRKGEKRVDDEIGKNEQCGAKAVYSLEEKNCGLSLPDVGMEMRTDKSKGAKKKRKKDGDTMKKGDLFLKEKEDIDIDQDDVYHISSGDEDSSAGMKKWITEYHQSRPGLKVLQQRIDDFIIAHEERLEQERKEREAQAAEGGWTVVVHHKGRKKTTDSESGIAVGSVAQAAVEDKMTKKKKKEVVGLDFYRFKKREDRRNEILTLQSKFEEDKRRIQQMRAARKFRPY, from the exons ATGGGGAGTGAAAACGAAGCTAAGGGGAACAAAAGGAAGAAGGAGAGGAAGCATAAGAAGCCCAAGAAGGGAAACACGGAGCTTGTTCTGAATG ATGGAACGTTGAATAAAAATAAAGGAGAATATGCAACTAGTAAACCattggaggagaagaagaggaaaaggaAGAAGGGAATCAATGATGGTGCTGAAAAAGCAATTCATATCGGTGAAGAAG ATAAATCAATCAAAGCAGCAGAAGAAAAGAATGAGAACAAgtcaaggaaaaagaaaagaaaaggggagaagaGAGTTGATGATGAGATCGGCAAAAATGAACAGTGTGGTGCCAAAGCTGTTTAtagtttggaagaaaaaaattgtg GGCTCAGCCTACCTGATGTTGGAATGGAGATGAGAACTG ATAAATCCAAGGgagcaaagaaaaaaagaaagaaagatggtGACACAATGAAGAAAGGTGATTTGTTTCTGAAGGAAAAAGAGGACATTGACATTGACCAGGATGATGTTTATCATATTTCTTCTGGTGACGAGGACTCTTCAGCAGGAATGAAAA AATGGATAACGGAGtatcatcaaagtagaccaggTTTGAAGGTCTTGCAACAAAGAATTGATGACTTCATAATTGCTCACGAGGAACGACTGGAACAG gaaagaaaggaaagagaggCCCAAGCTGCAGAAGGGGGATGGACTGTTGTTGTGCATCAcaaaggaaggaagaagaccACAGATTCTGAAAGTGGGATTGCTGTGGGCTCTGTTGCCCAGGCCGCGGTGGAGGATAAGAtgaccaagaagaagaagaaggaagtaGTTGGGCTTGATTTCTATCGgttcaagaaaagagaagatcGAAGGAATG AAATTTTGACACTTCAAAGCAAGTTTGAGGAGGATAAAAGGCGGATACAGCAGATGCGAGCAGCTAGGAAGTTTCGACCTTACTGA
- the LOC119993147 gene encoding S-adenosylmethionine decarboxylase proenzyme-like: METKGGKKSSSSSKSLFYEAPLGYSIEDIRPNGGIKKFRSAAYSNCVRKPSMALPVSAIGFEGYEKRLEISFFEPGVFADPGGIGFSALSRNQLEEILNPAECTIVASLVNDEVDSYVLSESSLFVYPYKLIIKTCGTTKLLLSIPAILKLADYLSLRVKSVSYTRGSFTFPGAQPFPHRSFSEEVAVLDSHFSQLGLDSKAYVMGCSDKSQKWHVYSACAGASSNCDPIYTLEVCMTGLDRKSASVFYKTNASSAAAMTEASGIRKILPQSDICDFDFEPCGYSMNSIQQGAISTIHVTPEDGFSYASFEAVGYDFKVVDLTQLLERVLACFQPTDFSVALHSDVVGEDLGARFLMDFKGYCFDQRSCEVMGKGGSIIYQTFAKVADQLSPRSTLKGGWSEDEKDEEVESK, from the exons GACCCAACGGTGGCATCAAGAAATTCCGATCTGCTGCTTACTCTAAC TGTGTGAGGAAGCCAT CAATGGCCTTGCCAGTCTCTGCAATTGGATTTGAAGGCTATGAAAAGAGGcttgaaatttctttttttgagcCAGGCGTCTTTGCTGATCCTGGAGGGATTGGCTTCAGTGCCTTGTCCAGGAATCAGCTGGAAGAGATTCTAAACCCTGCTGAATGCACAATTGTTGCCTCTCTGGTGAATGATGAAGTTGATTCTTACGTACTTTCGGAATCTAGCCTCTTTGTGTACCCTTACAAACTTATCATCAAGACCTGTGGCACTACAAAGTTACTTCTTTCAATACCAGCCATCCTTAAGTTGGCTGACTACCTTTCCCTAAGGGTAAAATCTGTGAGTTACACTCGTGGGAGCTTTACGTTTCCAGGGGCTCAGCCATTTCCACACCGTAGCTTCTCTGAGGAAGTTGCTGTTCTTGACAGTCATTTCAGCCAACTTGGGTTGGATAGCAAGGCTTATGTGATGGGCTGTTCTGATAAATCTCAGAAGTGGCATGTTTATTCTGCTTGTGCTGGAGCTAGTTCCAATTGTGACCCAATTTATACTTTGGAGGTGTGCATGACTGGATTGGACAGAAAGAGTGCATCTGTCTTCTACAAAACAAATGCAAGTTCTGCAGCTGCTATGACCGAAGCTTCTGGGATTAGGAAAATTCTTCCACAATCAGATAtatgtgattttgattttgaacctTGCGGTTACTCCATGAACAGCATCCAACAAGGTGCAATTTCTACTATCCATGTGACACCAGAAGATGGTTTCAGCTACGCTAGCTTTGAGGCTGTGGGTTATGATTTTAAAGTAGTGGATTTGACCCAGCTGCTTGAGAGGGTGTTGGCATGCTTCCAACCTACAGATTTCTCTGTTGCACTGCATTCTGATGTGGTTGGTGAAGATCTTGGAGCCAGGTTCCTTATGGATTTCAAGGGATACTGTTTTGATCAAAGGAGCTGTGAAGTGATGGGGAAGGGTGGGTCTATCATCTACCAGACCTTCGCAAAGGTTGCGGACCAGTTATCTCCCAGGTCTACATTGAAAGGAGGCTGGAGCGAGGACGAGAAGGACGAGGAAGTTGAATCGAAATAG